A section of the Triticum dicoccoides isolate Atlit2015 ecotype Zavitan chromosome 7A, WEW_v2.0, whole genome shotgun sequence genome encodes:
- the LOC119330686 gene encoding uncharacterized protein LOC119330686 — MTSARGTVAAWLLHCLRVVAPPPCCRAPILRGPPRLGADEDRRDPRHCFLHPAARAVPALHYAGTPRCSDPSWWKPDTDTCGSTSSMSSAMKQQSIYPPQCSSPGSIALPPFPLYLSGFPTEVDGGFEDLQAAEDLGDSEDL, encoded by the exons ATGACAAGCGCTAGAGGAACCGTTGCTGCTTGGCTCCTCCACTGTCTCAGGGTGGTCGCGCCACCACCATGCTGTCGCGCTCCGATTCTCCGCGGCCCTCCACGGCTCGGCGCTGACGAGGACCGACGGGATCCCCGCCACTGCTTCCTCCACCCAGCGGCGAGAGCTGTGCCCGCTCTTCACTACGCCGGCACACCACGCTGCTCAGATCCGTCATGGTGGAAACCCGATACAG ACACCTGCGGGTCCACATCCTCCATGTCCTCTGCAATGAAGCAACAGAGCATCTACCCTCCGCAATGTTCTTCCCCTGGATCAATAGCGCTGCCTCCTTTTCCCCTTTATTTGTCAG GTTTCCCTACAGAAGTTGATGGGGGTTTCGAAGATCTTCAAGCTGCTGAAGATTTGGGAGATTCGGAAGATCTTTAA